One stretch of Streptomyces sp. NBC_00102 DNA includes these proteins:
- a CDS encoding GNAT family N-acetyltransferase, translated as MPNLKRLHAGHAPAVLAFELANRAYFAASVPDRGDDFFDKFTDRYSALLAEQEAGICAFYLLVADDGSVLGRFNLYDLENGTAELGYRVAQHIAGRGMATATVRELCRLAVARHGLRALRAGTSRENVASQRVLIKAGFVLVSPADPADLGGSSGPWYQRDLVPKR; from the coding sequence GTGCCCAATCTGAAGCGGCTGCATGCTGGCCATGCCCCGGCAGTCCTGGCCTTCGAGCTGGCGAACCGCGCCTACTTCGCTGCCTCGGTCCCCGACCGCGGCGACGACTTCTTCGACAAGTTCACGGACCGGTACAGCGCCCTGCTGGCCGAGCAGGAGGCCGGCATTTGCGCCTTCTACCTACTCGTTGCCGACGACGGCTCGGTTCTGGGCCGGTTCAACCTGTACGACCTCGAGAACGGCACTGCTGAGCTCGGTTACCGGGTCGCGCAGCACATCGCCGGCCGTGGCATGGCGACCGCGACCGTCCGGGAGCTGTGCCGGCTGGCGGTGGCGAGGCATGGGCTGCGCGCCCTGCGGGCGGGCACCTCCCGCGAGAATGTCGCGTCCCAGAGGGTGCTGATCAAGGCTGGGTTTGTCCTGGTCAGCCCGGCGGACCCGGCCGACCTCGGTGGTAGCTCAGGTCCCTGGTATCAGCGTGACTTGGTACCGAAGCGGTAG
- a CDS encoding AAA family ATPase, giving the protein MTGRSRAAARTRQVPLTGRHEELRVLSDLVAGVRDGMSAALVVVGEAGIGKTTLLDRLAETSDDLRVVRIAGAESEALLGFAGLHRLLRPFLNGLESLPAPQHEALAAAFGLLAAPRADRYLVGMAALTLLADAASAQPLLCLVDDVQWLDRESCDALAFVARRLGAEALGLVVAGRGEPGGQGAFDGLETLAVGGLAGAQAHELLGHSVRGRVDAAVAARIVADSGGNPLALMESAQALSPAHLAGTAPLLEPLPVGARLENHFGRLVQGLPAETRTFLVLLSAAPPEDALLLWRAAAELGVFAQAADAAVSAGVLTGGGLLEFRHPLIRSAVYRSAPAGERRRVHAALAAVSDPLRDPERRAWHRAEATVGLDDEVADELVAAAELARRRGGYAERAALLARAAQLSRADRAVRLVEAARAHLVLGDPATAQSLLAQAQPLLAGGDSVLRARALHTRATTDIYFGRLAGLGSPLLAAAGVVADTDRALARSILVEGLLAVLCGEHDATAREELGVTILTSPALSPLAASPPALTVPAGPTQVGSVPAGSLPAGSVPVGSVPAGSVPAGPAPVGSDTVVVPAPAALSAPIPGPSALPSSADLLLEGFALRMRGGYRAALPLLQAALAALERDTDVVGHGLRAATLALYAAEEVWDETGGAEAARLVEAHERSIGTLGALRSTLVVRSTWEIRAGRFASATACLDEAQDLAAVIGQPSPGLAFRVELLAWSGQESATRTAADLLVRDLASRHANGGLADWARNSLTVLELSLGNYVRAAAHARVTFDADNPGGAPRALPDLVEASTRCGDPLTARQALTRLEGRALPAGTPWALGLLERCRALVSADDDRAASHFGRSLVLLGRTQVRTDLARTHLLYGEWLRRRRRRTEARTQLGHAYRMFTDMGAAAFAERARTELLATGAHPRKRSGRSPHDLTEHDLTPQERRIATLAAHGTTNNEIATRLFITQSTVEYHLNKIFRKLDITSRRQLTSLLDSEN; this is encoded by the coding sequence ATGACTGGACGCTCCCGGGCCGCGGCCCGCACCCGCCAGGTTCCGCTCACCGGCCGGCACGAGGAACTGCGGGTACTGTCCGACCTGGTCGCGGGCGTGCGTGACGGCATGAGCGCGGCGCTCGTCGTAGTCGGCGAGGCCGGTATCGGCAAGACCACGCTGCTGGACCGTCTCGCCGAGACCTCGGACGACCTGCGGGTCGTACGTATCGCGGGGGCGGAGTCCGAGGCGCTGCTCGGATTCGCGGGCCTCCACCGCCTCCTGCGGCCCTTCCTGAACGGTCTGGAGTCACTGCCGGCCCCTCAGCACGAGGCGCTGGCTGCCGCGTTCGGACTGCTGGCCGCGCCTCGGGCCGATCGCTACCTGGTGGGCATGGCGGCCCTGACGCTGCTCGCCGACGCCGCCTCGGCACAGCCTCTGCTGTGCCTGGTCGACGACGTGCAGTGGCTGGACCGCGAGTCCTGCGACGCGCTGGCGTTCGTGGCCCGGCGGCTGGGCGCGGAGGCTCTGGGCCTGGTGGTCGCGGGCCGCGGGGAACCGGGCGGACAGGGCGCGTTCGACGGGCTGGAGACTCTGGCGGTCGGCGGGCTTGCCGGAGCCCAGGCGCACGAGCTGCTCGGACACAGTGTGCGGGGGCGGGTGGACGCGGCGGTGGCCGCGCGCATCGTGGCCGACTCCGGCGGCAACCCCCTGGCGCTGATGGAGAGCGCGCAGGCGCTGAGCCCCGCTCACCTGGCCGGGACGGCCCCGCTGCTCGAACCACTGCCTGTGGGAGCCCGGTTGGAGAACCACTTCGGGCGTCTGGTGCAGGGCTTGCCCGCGGAGACCCGGACCTTCCTGGTACTGCTTTCGGCCGCGCCGCCCGAGGACGCGCTGCTGCTGTGGCGGGCTGCGGCGGAACTGGGCGTCTTCGCACAGGCCGCGGACGCGGCCGTGTCCGCGGGCGTGCTCACCGGCGGGGGGCTGCTGGAGTTCCGGCACCCGCTGATCCGCTCGGCCGTCTACCGCAGCGCCCCGGCCGGTGAGCGCAGGCGCGTCCACGCCGCGCTCGCCGCTGTCAGCGATCCGCTGCGCGACCCCGAGCGGCGGGCCTGGCACCGTGCCGAGGCGACCGTCGGGCTCGACGACGAGGTGGCCGACGAACTGGTCGCGGCGGCGGAACTGGCACGCCGGCGCGGCGGCTACGCCGAACGGGCCGCCCTTCTGGCCCGGGCGGCACAGCTCTCCCGGGCCGACCGGGCGGTACGGCTCGTCGAGGCCGCCCGAGCCCATCTCGTGCTGGGTGATCCTGCCACCGCCCAGTCCCTCCTCGCGCAGGCTCAGCCGCTGCTGGCCGGCGGCGACTCCGTCCTGCGGGCCCGCGCTCTGCACACCCGGGCCACCACCGACATCTATTTCGGGCGGCTCGCGGGCCTGGGATCGCCGCTGCTGGCCGCCGCCGGTGTGGTCGCGGACACGGACCGCGCTCTGGCCCGGTCCATCCTGGTGGAAGGGCTGCTGGCCGTGCTCTGCGGTGAACACGACGCGACGGCCCGGGAGGAACTCGGCGTGACGATCCTGACTTCGCCCGCCCTGAGCCCCCTGGCCGCGAGCCCGCCGGCACTGACCGTCCCGGCCGGACCCACGCAGGTCGGTTCCGTACCCGCCGGTTCCCTGCCCGCCGGTTCCGTACCCGTCGGTTCCGTGCCCGCCGGTTCCGTACCCGCCGGCCCCGCGCCCGTCGGGTCTGACACGGTCGTGGTCCCGGCCCCGGCGGCCCTGTCGGCGCCGATACCCGGGCCGTCCGCCCTCCCCAGCAGCGCCGACCTCCTCCTCGAAGGCTTCGCCCTGCGGATGCGCGGCGGCTACCGGGCCGCTCTGCCTCTCCTCCAGGCCGCGCTCGCCGCCCTGGAACGGGATACCGACGTGGTCGGGCACGGCCTGCGCGCGGCGACCCTGGCCCTCTACGCCGCCGAGGAGGTCTGGGACGAGACCGGTGGCGCGGAGGCCGCCCGGCTCGTGGAGGCGCACGAGCGCTCCATCGGCACGCTGGGAGCACTGCGCTCCACCCTGGTGGTCCGGTCGACCTGGGAGATCCGGGCCGGCCGGTTCGCCTCCGCCACCGCGTGCCTGGACGAGGCCCAGGACCTCGCCGCCGTCATCGGCCAGCCCTCCCCCGGCCTGGCCTTCCGGGTGGAGCTCCTGGCCTGGAGCGGCCAGGAATCGGCCACCCGGACGGCCGCGGACCTCCTCGTGCGCGACCTGGCCAGCCGGCACGCGAACGGCGGTCTGGCCGACTGGGCGAGGAACAGCCTGACCGTCCTCGAACTCAGCCTGGGGAACTACGTCCGGGCCGCCGCCCACGCGCGCGTCACCTTCGACGCAGACAACCCCGGAGGAGCCCCCCGCGCCCTGCCCGATCTCGTCGAAGCCTCCACCCGCTGCGGCGACCCGCTCACGGCCCGACAGGCTCTCACCCGCCTCGAGGGGCGCGCGCTGCCGGCCGGAACGCCCTGGGCCCTGGGACTCCTGGAACGTTGCCGGGCCCTCGTCTCGGCCGACGACGACCGGGCCGCATCCCACTTCGGGCGCTCCCTGGTCCTCCTCGGCCGCACCCAGGTGCGCACCGACCTGGCCCGCACCCACCTCCTCTACGGTGAATGGCTCCGCAGGCGCCGACGCCGCACCGAGGCACGGACCCAACTGGGCCACGCATACCGGATGTTCACCGACATGGGGGCGGCCGCCTTCGCCGAGCGGGCCCGGACCGAGCTCCTCGCCACGGGCGCGCACCCCCGCAAACGCTCCGGCCGCTCCCCGCACGACCTCACCGAGCACGACCTCACTCCGCAGGAACGGCGCATCGCCACCCTCGCCGCTCACGGAACCACCAACAACGAGATCGCGACCCGGCTCTTCATCACGCAGTCGACCGTCGAGTACCACCTCAACAAGATCTTCCGGAAACTCGACATCACCTCCCGGCGGCAGCTCACATCCCTTCTGGACAGCGAGAACTGA
- a CDS encoding MBL fold metallo-hydrolase, with amino-acid sequence MTPESRPATNANRRTFLRAATAALAVPTAAVLVGEALPGTAHAATVTTSTDLPDFAPVPTAATGPEVNEQGYFVGRIKGNLYWVTDGYYQAMFLSTREGVVLVDAPPTIGNNLLRAVADVTRANGRPSKVTHLVYTHSHADHIGSAHLFGKNAVRIAHSETLRLLRLDADPSRPLPNVTFDDRFDLRVGGERLELAHHGPNHSPDNIFVWAPDHATLMVVDVLYPGWVPFKNLAVSQDIPAWVKAQDTAMSYPWTTLVGGHLGRLGVRADGDVQKQYVADLTDSVKAAMSLDPTPYFQKYGPSGNSWAIFKTYLDAVAQQAAGPVIAKYTGVLAAADVFTLDNAATMLESLRIDAGLLGPFSTHP; translated from the coding sequence ATGACACCGGAATCCCGCCCCGCCACGAACGCGAACCGTCGCACGTTCCTCAGGGCCGCGACGGCCGCGCTGGCGGTCCCCACCGCGGCCGTCCTCGTCGGCGAGGCACTGCCGGGCACGGCACACGCCGCCACCGTCACCACTTCGACGGATCTCCCCGACTTCGCCCCGGTCCCCACGGCCGCAACCGGTCCCGAGGTCAACGAGCAGGGCTACTTCGTGGGCCGCATCAAGGGCAACCTGTACTGGGTGACCGACGGTTACTACCAGGCGATGTTCCTGAGCACCCGCGAAGGAGTGGTGCTCGTCGACGCGCCGCCGACGATCGGGAACAACCTGCTGCGCGCCGTCGCCGATGTCACCCGCGCCAACGGCCGGCCGTCGAAGGTCACGCACCTCGTCTACACCCACTCCCACGCCGACCACATCGGCTCCGCCCACCTCTTCGGCAAGAACGCCGTGCGCATCGCGCACAGCGAGACGCTCCGGCTGCTCCGGCTGGATGCCGACCCCAGCCGGCCTCTCCCGAACGTGACCTTCGACGACCGCTTCGACCTGCGCGTCGGCGGGGAACGTCTGGAACTCGCCCACCACGGTCCCAACCACTCCCCGGACAACATCTTCGTCTGGGCACCCGACCACGCGACGCTGATGGTGGTGGACGTTCTGTATCCCGGCTGGGTGCCGTTCAAGAACCTGGCCGTCTCGCAGGACATCCCCGCATGGGTGAAGGCCCAGGACACGGCCATGAGTTACCCCTGGACGACCCTGGTCGGCGGGCACCTCGGCCGGCTCGGGGTGCGCGCCGACGGTGACGTGCAGAAGCAGTACGTCGCCGACCTCACCGACAGCGTGAAGGCCGCGATGTCCCTGGACCCGACGCCGTACTTCCAGAAGTACGGTCCGTCCGGAAACTCCTGGGCGATCTTCAAGACCTACCTGGACGCCGTCGCTCAGCAGGCAGCCGGTCCGGTGATCGCCAAGTACACCGGCGTCCTCGCCGCGGCCGACGTCTTCACCCTGGACAACGCCGCCACCATGCTCGAATCTCTGCGGATCGACGCCGGCCTCCTGGGGCCCTTCAGCACACATCCGTAG
- a CDS encoding alpha/beta hydrolase — MTSPAPVPVVFIHGLWLHATSWAPWVDLFRREGYAPVAPGWPGDPGSVEEARANPESIADHGIDEVVNHYAAIIRELPAPPIVIGHSFGGMIAQKLLGQNLAAAAVAIDAAQIKGVLPLPLSALRATLPVFKNPGNKHRAVSLTADQFRFAFGNAVSEEESVELFERWAIPAPGKPLFEAAAANFNPHSPAKVDTANASRGPLLLMTGGKDHTVPEAVVRATLKQYRHSDAVTDITDFPDRGHSLTIDGGWREVADTALEWLRRHSL; from the coding sequence ATGACATCACCGGCCCCCGTCCCCGTCGTCTTCATCCACGGCCTGTGGCTGCACGCCACCTCGTGGGCCCCCTGGGTCGACCTGTTCCGGCGTGAGGGCTACGCCCCGGTCGCACCGGGCTGGCCCGGCGACCCCGGTAGCGTCGAGGAGGCCCGCGCCAACCCCGAGAGCATCGCCGACCACGGCATCGACGAGGTGGTGAACCACTACGCGGCGATCATCCGGGAGCTGCCGGCCCCGCCCATCGTGATCGGGCACTCGTTCGGCGGCATGATCGCGCAGAAGCTCCTCGGACAGAACCTGGCGGCCGCCGCCGTCGCGATCGATGCCGCTCAGATCAAGGGAGTGCTCCCGCTGCCGCTGTCCGCGCTGCGCGCGACACTGCCGGTGTTCAAGAACCCCGGCAACAAGCACCGCGCGGTCTCCCTCACGGCTGACCAGTTCCGCTTCGCGTTCGGCAACGCCGTGTCCGAGGAGGAGTCGGTGGAGTTGTTCGAGCGATGGGCGATCCCCGCCCCGGGCAAGCCCCTGTTCGAGGCCGCCGCCGCCAACTTCAACCCGCACTCGCCGGCCAAGGTCGACACTGCCAACGCCTCGCGCGGACCGCTGCTGCTGATGACCGGCGGCAAGGACCACACGGTGCCGGAGGCCGTCGTCCGGGCCACCCTCAAGCAGTACCGGCACTCCGACGCGGTCACCGACATCACCGACTTCCCCGACCGCGGGCACTCGCTGACGATCGACGGCGGCTGGCGCGAGGTCGCCGACACCGCACTGGAGTGGCTGCGGCGGCACTCCCTCTGA
- a CDS encoding SDR family NAD(P)-dependent oxidoreductase, producing the protein MDLHLTNRTAVVTGASRGIGLAVAGALVREGVRVVTGSREITPELRALAAEGDVLTVAVDLTEPEGPAELISAAVFAYGGLDILVNNVGAVRPRTDGFLAVTDDDWDAMLSVNLLAPVRTTRAALPHLLERGAGSIVTVGSVNAFLPDPLVIDYSASKAALSNFCKSLSKEVGPRGVRVNTVSPGPVTTGLWLARDGVAATVAAATGGSADAVAEQAAADAVTGRFTRPDEVADLVVFLAGDRAANITGSDFVIDGGLVSTL; encoded by the coding sequence ATGGATCTGCACCTGACCAACAGGACGGCGGTCGTCACCGGCGCGAGCCGCGGCATCGGACTCGCCGTGGCCGGGGCACTCGTACGTGAGGGTGTCCGGGTCGTGACCGGTTCGCGGGAGATCACCCCCGAGTTGCGCGCACTGGCCGCCGAAGGCGACGTCCTCACGGTCGCGGTGGACCTGACCGAGCCCGAAGGACCGGCCGAGCTGATCTCCGCCGCGGTCTTCGCCTACGGCGGCCTGGACATTCTGGTGAACAACGTGGGTGCCGTCCGGCCCCGTACCGACGGCTTCCTCGCGGTGACCGACGACGACTGGGACGCGATGCTGTCCGTCAACCTGCTGGCCCCCGTGCGCACCACCCGGGCCGCGCTCCCCCACCTGCTGGAGCGCGGTGCGGGGAGCATCGTGACGGTCGGCTCCGTCAACGCGTTCCTGCCCGACCCGCTCGTGATCGACTACAGCGCGTCGAAAGCCGCGCTGTCGAACTTCTGCAAGTCCTTGTCCAAAGAGGTGGGTCCGCGGGGCGTCCGCGTCAACACCGTGAGCCCCGGCCCCGTCACCACCGGTCTGTGGCTGGCGCGCGACGGGGTCGCCGCGACGGTCGCCGCCGCCACCGGCGGCTCCGCCGACGCCGTGGCCGAGCAGGCCGCCGCCGACGCCGTCACCGGCAGGTTCACCCGCCCCGACGAGGTCGCCGACCTCGTCGTGTTCCTGGCCGGCGACCGCGCCGCGAACATCACCGGGTCCGACTTCGTCATCGACGGCGGTCTCGTCAGCACTCTGTGA
- a CDS encoding alpha/beta fold hydrolase has protein sequence MKHRHAFFRPRVLAPLAIAAAFGLSATTLSSATVSAATPSAGNGTGTAATRSAASPPVPAGFTEHKAAGLDYVIGGHGPTLVLLHGYPETWYEWRALLPELSRHYTVVAPSLPGAGKSDAPADGYDKKSMAAALHTLLLGIGHADDIRLVGHDIGSMVAYAYAAAHPRDVKKLVLSEAPIPDASIYEFPSLSATGPAVWNFGFFSLTNGLPEKVVAGREEDWVGGFVDSLELRKGSVTDDDVAVFAEALKDPAHLSASFEWFRTFPQDIEDNAVNRRTKLTMPVLAVGASGSLAEGVPDQVRKYAKKVTGVVLPDSGHWIYEEHPAEMTAILLSFLGGTS, from the coding sequence GTGAAGCACCGTCACGCCTTCTTCCGGCCACGCGTCCTGGCACCGCTCGCGATCGCCGCGGCGTTCGGCCTCAGCGCCACCACCCTCTCTTCCGCCACCGTCTCCGCCGCGACCCCGTCCGCCGGAAACGGGACCGGGACGGCCGCGACGCGGTCCGCCGCCTCCCCTCCGGTACCGGCCGGGTTCACCGAGCACAAGGCCGCCGGCCTCGACTACGTGATCGGCGGCCACGGTCCGACCCTCGTCCTGCTCCACGGCTACCCGGAGACCTGGTACGAGTGGCGCGCCCTCCTGCCTGAGCTCTCCCGGCACTACACCGTCGTCGCGCCCAGCCTGCCCGGCGCCGGCAAGAGCGACGCGCCCGCCGACGGCTACGACAAGAAGTCGATGGCCGCGGCGCTCCACACACTGCTCCTCGGAATCGGGCACGCCGACGACATCCGGCTGGTCGGCCACGACATCGGCTCGATGGTCGCCTACGCCTACGCCGCCGCGCACCCCCGCGACGTGAAGAAGCTCGTCCTCAGCGAGGCCCCGATCCCGGACGCGAGCATCTACGAGTTCCCGTCCCTGTCCGCCACCGGCCCGGCCGTCTGGAACTTCGGCTTCTTCTCCCTCACCAACGGCCTTCCCGAAAAGGTCGTCGCCGGGCGCGAAGAGGACTGGGTGGGCGGATTCGTCGACAGTCTGGAACTCCGCAAGGGCTCCGTCACCGACGACGACGTAGCCGTGTTCGCCGAGGCCCTGAAGGACCCGGCCCATCTGTCGGCGAGCTTCGAGTGGTTCCGGACCTTCCCCCAGGACATCGAGGACAACGCTGTCAACCGGCGGACAAAGCTGACCATGCCGGTCCTGGCCGTCGGCGCCTCGGGCAGCCTCGCCGAGGGCGTGCCCGACCAGGTCCGCAAGTACGCGAAGAAGGTCACCGGTGTCGTCCTCCCCGACTCCGGCCACTGGATCTACGAGGAGCACCCCGCGGAGATGACCGCGATTCTGCTCTCCTTCCTCGGGGGCACGTCATGA
- a CDS encoding alpha/beta fold hydrolase: protein MPGIPSVPSVPSHKNRWFHRRVVVPAALTVAVLSVTAVSPASSAPAPPAVAAQAGHVPKPTVVLVHGAFADSSGWSGVVARLRHDGYPVIAAANPLRGLDSDAAYVGSLLDSVPGPVVLVGHSYGGAVITNAAVGHANVKALVYIAAFAPDQGESGLALSGLNPGSELGEALVVRPYAVAGGGGADGYVDPAKFRAVMAADLRGSDAALLAAQQRPVDLAALQAPSRAPAWKTIPSWYLVAGADRAIPAATERFMAQRAGARTVVVDGASHLVMLSHPGRVENLIVQAAGATD from the coding sequence ATGCCCGGAATCCCGTCAGTCCCGTCAGTCCCGTCGCACAAGAACCGCTGGTTCCACCGGCGCGTGGTCGTCCCGGCGGCCCTGACCGTCGCCGTCCTGAGCGTGACGGCCGTCTCCCCGGCCTCCTCGGCACCGGCTCCGCCGGCGGTCGCCGCGCAGGCCGGGCACGTCCCCAAGCCCACCGTCGTCCTGGTCCACGGCGCCTTCGCCGACTCCTCCGGCTGGAGCGGGGTCGTCGCCCGGCTCCGGCACGACGGCTATCCGGTCATCGCCGCGGCCAACCCGCTGCGGGGCCTCGACTCCGACGCGGCCTATGTCGGCAGCCTCCTCGACTCCGTCCCCGGGCCGGTGGTCCTGGTCGGCCACTCGTACGGCGGTGCGGTGATCACCAACGCCGCGGTGGGGCACGCCAACGTCAAGGCCCTGGTGTACATCGCGGCCTTCGCTCCCGATCAGGGCGAGAGCGGTCTCGCGCTGTCCGGTCTCAACCCCGGAAGCGAGCTCGGCGAGGCGCTCGTCGTCCGGCCCTACGCGGTCGCCGGCGGTGGCGGTGCGGACGGTTACGTCGACCCGGCGAAGTTCCGCGCCGTCATGGCGGCCGACCTGCGAGGGTCCGACGCGGCACTGCTGGCCGCGCAGCAGCGCCCGGTGGATTTGGCCGCCCTCCAGGCCCCGAGCAGGGCACCTGCCTGGAAGACGATCCCTTCCTGGTACCTGGTCGCGGGGGCCGACCGGGCGATCCCGGCAGCGACCGAAAGGTTCATGGCGCAGCGGGCCGGCGCTCGCACCGTCGTGGTCGACGGCGCGTCCCACCTGGTCATGCTCTCCCACCCCGGCCGGGTCGAGAACCTGATCGTCCAGGCCGCCGGGGCGACCGACTGA
- a CDS encoding VOC family protein encodes MDIARVLMVAPVADVATAVAWYERLLGRPADTRPMPSLADWHLTTGGWLSVFEDSERAGSALLNLEVPDLDEALTQLGKRGLAAGPVQAGGKRTRFAALVDPDGNRVTLLENPVV; translated from the coding sequence ATGGACATTGCCCGCGTATTGATGGTCGCCCCCGTGGCGGACGTTGCGACGGCGGTGGCCTGGTACGAACGGTTGCTGGGGCGTCCTGCGGACACCCGGCCGATGCCGTCCCTGGCGGACTGGCATCTCACGACGGGGGGCTGGCTCTCCGTCTTCGAGGACTCCGAGCGTGCCGGCTCGGCGCTCCTCAATCTGGAGGTTCCCGATCTGGACGAGGCCCTGACGCAGCTCGGGAAACGCGGTCTGGCCGCGGGGCCGGTACAGGCCGGCGGTAAGCGCACCCGGTTCGCTGCCCTTGTGGACCCGGACGGAAACCGGGTCACCCTGCTGGAGAACCCAGTGGTCTGA
- a CDS encoding VOC family protein, translated as MVPDQRAALDFYRDLLGWEGEVGPPEQGGYAVCTLKGKPVAGIMKAMNQDGTVPDPMPPTVWTTYLSTDDVEGTLTSVGDAGGTVMMGPMDVMDLGRMALIADPTGGVVGLWQAGTFAGAGIVNEHGALTWNELATSDLPAAAAFYSSVLPVTTARSEMPGAEGYIEFKVDGRAVGGMMDLSTFPPGVSPHWQPYISVDDVDAVQAAAVRAGGRVIAPAFDMVAGRMAVLADPQGGTFSVITPSMPD; from the coding sequence ATGGTTCCCGACCAGCGCGCGGCCCTCGACTTCTACCGCGACCTGCTCGGGTGGGAGGGCGAGGTCGGTCCCCCCGAGCAGGGCGGATACGCGGTGTGCACCCTCAAGGGCAAGCCGGTCGCCGGAATCATGAAGGCCATGAACCAGGACGGCACCGTCCCCGATCCGATGCCGCCGACGGTGTGGACCACCTACCTCTCCACCGACGACGTCGAGGGCACCCTCACATCCGTCGGCGACGCCGGTGGCACGGTCATGATGGGCCCGATGGACGTCATGGACCTCGGCAGAATGGCCCTGATCGCCGACCCGACGGGCGGCGTCGTCGGCCTCTGGCAGGCAGGTACCTTCGCCGGTGCGGGCATCGTCAACGAGCACGGCGCACTCACCTGGAACGAACTGGCCACGTCCGACCTCCCGGCCGCCGCCGCGTTCTACTCCTCCGTCCTGCCGGTCACCACGGCCCGGTCCGAGATGCCGGGCGCGGAGGGGTACATCGAGTTCAAGGTCGACGGCCGTGCGGTGGGCGGCATGATGGATCTGTCCACGTTTCCCCCGGGCGTCTCCCCGCACTGGCAGCCCTACATCAGCGTGGACGACGTCGACGCGGTTCAGGCCGCGGCCGTTCGCGCGGGTGGCCGGGTCATCGCCCCGGCGTTCGACATGGTGGCCGGTCGTATGGCCGTACTCGCCGACCCGCAGGGCGGAACCTTCTCGGTGATCACCCCCTCGATGCCCGATTAG